TCTGGGCTTCTGGcgtttgaaaaaataaatgtctacgtgtaaaaacatgaaaatttTAAGCTTACGATATTTAACTTGACAAAACCAGTCTGTCAGTTTTACTTCAGTTCTCTTTATCTTGTGTGAAATCAGAAACATGAGCCAATTGAGTAATCTCAGAACTCATCAAGTTACACAATCCCGTCCTCGACTGTGAGTGATGATTAATGGTTGATCTGCAGCTGTGCCTGGATCCTACTTCATGTTTCCATTTCTTAACTGTGCAGAGAAAGCGTTTACCAGCTCCTGTCGCAGACCACGCCGGAAAACACCAGCAAAAACTACGCTGGGTACAGCATCAACCCCAAAACACGTTACCAGAGGATCAACCTCTCCTCCATCCACGCCGGCCAGGTCAGGACTGTCATCCCTTATTTACCCAACAGAGATTTGAATCACCACACAAGCTCAGCTCAGACCTCTGTCtccttgtgaaaccacattcactttgatccagatttttatttggatctgcaccaaagtcacacactcataaaatgCCAGATTGATCCATGAATAACATTTTgaggaataaatgaaaatgtgtttgtccttGGGGTCATGACCCACCCGTCCACAAAATCCATGGAAATCTGATGAGTGGTTTGTGAGTAATGCTGCCAActatcaaacaaataaactcGTGCAGATTAAAACATGTCCTCCTTGGAGTGGCAGATTCAGACTTTTAGCTGCTGAGGAAATACGTTTTCGTCTTATGTGAATCACGTCTCATTCTCTTCTTGTATGATCCTGTTCATTAGCTGTTTCTTTTACTCGGGATTGTTTAATTTGTTGACAACAAATTTAAACAACCAGGTATTTATCACATCCTTGCCTCGATATTAATTCGCAATTATGACAGTAATCGATTTTTTATAGGACTTATAAAACCTGCTGTTTGTTGAACTCTGAGCTGGGGGacagtttattttaatcagCTTGTGCTCTCTGAATATCTTGACTAATCTACCTATCGCTTAATTTAGGTGCAGCACCTTTACGATGTGGATAAATCCCAACCATCGAGCAAGAAGCAGATGGACAAGTCTTCTTTCATGCGTCACGGTCAGCTGGTCTTCGTGGTGTTTACTCATTTTTTATATGAGTGTGAAAAAAGGGTCTTATAGAATGTCTGCGTTTGTATTTTCAGATTCAATCCACGGTTTTGAGGAGTTGTTGAAATGGTGCCAGACTCACACGGCCGGTTATGAGCACGTGAAGGTGAAAGATTTCACTCAGTCCTGGAGGTCCGGCCTGGCTCTGTGCGCTCTCATCCATCACTTCAGACCCGAGCTCATGTGAGTCGCTGCCCTGACGTGAGCTGACGACACGGCCAATGAGACACGATGCCGCTTGGTCCCTttcaaattacacacatttatagaAATCAGTCctttaaatatgtctgattcaTCAAAATCCTTTAATTACTTCACTGGGAAATAcaagaaaatatctaaaaaacattctcacaatgttaaaagaGTGAAAATAATGTTCCGGGATCCACCCCCTCATCTAAGTCCGCACCTGAATTGAATGAGTTCACACCACATCCTTTCCACCAAGTactttttgaataaacagacacacaaacggacagtggtgaaaacccccttggtggaggttcatgtgtgttttccattgcgagtaaaaacatttttccgtTGTGATTTCAATATTTAGTTCCCTCTTGTGTTTTTGCCTCGGATGTAAACACACGAGGAAGCGTCACAGTCTGCATCCTGACATAGCCGCTTCCTTCTGATTTCCTCCACAGTGACATGAGCTCCCTGGATGAGTCCAGAGCTGCTCACAACAACCAGCTGGCCTGCAGCGTCCTGGAGAGTGAGCTGGGCGTCCCTCCCGTCATGTCTGCCAGCGACTTGGCCAACAGCAATCAGATAGACAAGTTATCCATGGTGCTCTACCTCACCCAGGTGAAGAACGCCTTCACCGTGCCAGCGAAGGATAAAACTCTGGGTATGTGTTACAAAGACAAAACCAGAGCAAccatttcctccttttttgAGAGCTTCCTTTACGTGGCTCCCCGCAGCGCTGACATAACGCGATGCATGCTGGTTAGAGATTTGGTCCGACTTTAACGAGCGCTGCAAAACCCGACCGTGTCACGGGATCTTAAAGCATCGCTGCAGTTGTtcctctccagctgcagctcggAACTGTGACGACgcagctctgctctgattggctgagtcACCTATTTAACAAGGGGCGGGCATTAATCACAGTATTAATAATGGACCGAATCAAAACAAACACGTTGATTCACAAACAGAACTGAATTATTAATCaccaattaaaacaattttaatgACGTTTAAATTTCTGCTGTGTTTCTAGTGGCGACGGCAGCATTGATCTTACATAACTCGGTTGCTAGGACACTGCGTGGCATTAACGCCGCCTTTAAAGATGTCAGGTGTCCTCCCACTGAAGTGAGAAGTGAGCAAATCACAGCTGTCTCTTTAAGAGCCCGTTACCCAGAATTCATTGGACTTGAGTGGCCAGTGCCGTGCACAGATCCAGCCTCTGCTGGTGGAGCTGCTCTCCTGCACTACAGCAGAGCAGGCAGTCACCGTGCGGAGCTGGCTTATCAGGGTCTGATGGGACTGGCGTCTCTTGAAAGGGATCTGCTATTCCTGCACCGGAGGAGGATTTGCTCTCGGCGTCTTGCGGCAGAGGTATTGATTCCACGGCCGCGTTGAGGCGTGAGGAGTTTGTGCAGCGTAAATGTGCAGCCCAGCGTTTGGAGGAAGCAGCTGAAGTGGGTGTGATGCACTGTACGCTGTGTGATGCTGTGCTGCTCTGCACGGGATCCGCTGACTGATGTGCAGGCAGGAGggagctgtctgtctctggttaCCTGATCTGACTGAGTGGAAGAGTGGGAGTGTtggtcagagcagcagctgaggagttttttttatgtggttTTGAGTTCAATtcagcttctgctgctgtggggctgcagaaaatacaaatgagatttatttacatgtgtgtcCAACAGGGAAAGATGAACCTGGGAGATACGATTAGAATATCTCAGGCAGCTGTTTGCACAGCTGTAAATAGGCCAGTGGCGATGCTCACATGTCTGCAGGATGTCTGTCTCTACTTTAATGTGaagatgaaactgaattttgaTGCGAGTgacattcttttattttctatggcGACAGACCCTGCACGCTTCCTGCCGTCTTCCAAATCTCTGAGTCTCTCCCGGACGCAGTCGGCCGTCTTTTTCCTGAGCAAGCTGAAGCACAACTCTCTGCAAAGACGCAAGGTACGCCCACTGTGACCGGAGTTCACTGTTTACACAGCAAATAAGAagataaagatgtttttcaaaCACTGTGGCACGTCGGCTGGAGTTCACGTCTGGGGCCTCGTTGTGTGTTCTCCGTAACTCCCGTGTCTGTTTGGGTTTGTGGCTCCAGATTAAACACATAACTAGGTCATGCGGTAGTAAATAGTTGTTGTGCTTGTTCTCTGCAGGAGAAGCTGGCAGCAGACAAACCAACAAGAGAGAGCAACAGAAGGATGGGAGATGAGGACAGTGTGAGTTTTGTTCTGCTGCTCCAAATTCAGCTGTGGCAGCTTTCTCCTGATTCTTCTCTTCTTGTGTTTTGCTAATTTTGTTTTGCTGGGTTTCATTTCCGGCCTTGTGATCTTTTCCCGCAGACGTTGGTGCCTGCCGTGTCCCCTGAGCTCAGTCCCACGCCTGCTCCCGCTCCTGCTCCCGAGCCTGGTGCCGGTGTGTCGATGACGAACAGTGACGAGTGTTACTTCTGTGGTCAAAGGGTTTACGTGCTGGAGCGCATCAGTGCCGAGGGCAAGTTCTTCCACCGGAGCTGCTTCACCTGCCACCAGTGCAGCATCACCCTCCGACTGGGGGGGTACACCTTCGACCAGGCTACAGGTAGAGACTCGTATTTATTCAGTAACACAACAACCTTTCAGTTTGTCGCCTGAACTGTCagagtgtctgtgtttggtgtgatttCTTGTAGCCGCTTGTTTGGCCTCACGATACAATAAAATACCACACGTGATTACTGTAATATCGCGATTCTGCGATCATCGATGTATTGCAAGAAAATTACGTAGCGATACATCATGATATCTGTCCAACTGAAGAcggaaaaaacaaaatgtccctgAAGAGGTGAAGTGcaggatttgtgtatttgttcatcGTGCTGTCAGTTTCACAGTTTGATTAAAAACTAAGATGAACTAATGCACATATCTTAGTGTCTGTTTAGACTGTTTACATGTGGCATcgttcaaatgtaaaataaccaCTGTACTATACTACACAAGCTAAATATTTGTTACCAGCATATCGATAATCGTATATCTCATTTACAAGTAGTGAAGCTGATAAAATGAACAGGTTTCTGGATTCTTACACAGAATCACTTGTATTTCTTGTATTTCCACCTAAGCGTCCTCAGAGCCAGAATAATTTCTGCCGccccctttatttatttatgtttgtgcaaTTAATAATTTCAGACCCTTTTTAAGTGGGCTCCCGTTTCTACTAACAAGAGATTAATCATTTAAGAAAACTTGCCTCTGACTTTTCAACTCCTCTCATTGTCTCGGTCTGTGACGTCCCCTCAGGGAGGTTTTACTGTGAGCTGCACGCTGAAGATCTGGAGCTGGTGAACGGGGCTGAACCATCTTGTAAGGTGGGTCACTGAGCAGAAAACCCTTCTGCTGCCGCTGATGACTCCAGACTGCATGTTGACTCCTCGTGTTCACAATGCTCATGTTACACAATCTGCCGGTTGCACGACGTATCATCCCGCTGGCGCCTGGTCCGATGTCAGGGGCCTGCAGGGCTCACTCCATCACAGCCGCCGTGCATCGCTATAATGAGAATGTGTTGTTTCGGAGCGTGCGTCGTCTGTGGATGAGTTTGTTTTAGTGatttgtggtttttcttttctttaaaaacttttattattgTGGCTCATCAACAATCTTCcatcctttttattttcataaacataTCGTTGGGTTCATCAAGTAAAACccacccctcctcttctctgtgacAGAACCATACATTTCACAAAAGCAGCAAATTGACCTCAtacttttttaatataatattgtttCCCCTGTACATAAATCACTTTTTCTAGAGGAACTGTTCTTCAGCTGTGCAGGAGACATGTatctatcatttatttatttttggcaaGTATATagttgtttgtgtttagttcggaagtaaaaatacaacagtCTTTTAAATAATCCTTTCTACATCTTCCTTAAATGATCTTGTTTTACTGCAGTGACAAACACAGCAAATCAAAGTCCCCTTTAGATATTCCGGGATGTTTCTATCATGATCATTTAATTTGACTGCAATGTTTTATGTTCTCGTTCAACAATCTTTATCAAGAATGAATTGATTCAATGTgggatctctctctctgcaggacagcAAAGGAGTGGACAAGGGGACAAACGATGAGAACGGTCTTTCCAGCGATGATTACACGCTGTCTCCATCGGACGAGGAGTATGAGCACACGTTGGACTGTGTCCCCTCTTCACGTGCAGCGTCGCACATCTGTGATGGGCAGGAGCAGCACAAACATGAATCCAAAGAAGAGTCCGGAGAAACTCCCGCGGATCCTCCATCTAAAGCCCAGGTAGCAGCTCCCGCCgaggaggagtcagaggagcGTCCGCCCGCTGCGCCCTGCCCCGTCCCCAAGCCCCGCCTCTCTCAGCAGACCACCCCGCAGCCCTCCCCTCCAATAGCGAAGCCTCGCACAGTCCACCTTTTAAACCCCTCAACTCCACAGAATCCCCCGTCTGCGCCCCCTGTGAAGGAGACCTCTAAGGCCGCACCCGACTTCCGACCGAAACAATCGCTGCGGAAGCTGCAGCTCACCGACGAGGAGAAAAGCCTGCTGGTGAATCTTCAAAGTTTTAGCGCAGACTCAGACTCTGAGACCCCCGGAggatcctcctcctgctcctcttcctcagcgaCGGCAGGAGGTCCGAGCCCTCCCAAACCAGGGGGCCTGGATgggcaggaagaggagggctactggagcagcagcaccaccGGCCACATGCGGGAGAAGAGGAATCGCCGCTGCTTCAAGAGGAAAGAGATGCCGGGAAGCGGCCAGAACAGAGTACGATCAAAGTTTTCCCCCTGGAATCTCTCTTCCCCGAGGATCAGCAGAGACACCCGGCTCAGTGTCCTCGTTAATCATCCAGGGAGAGCGGGTGAGTTGAGGACTTCCTTTTAATCCTGAGTGAAGATAGAATGGTTGCAGTGTTTTTGAGTCTCTCTGGGTTCTTCGTTCACAGAAACAACATTCAGACACGTGCACAGCACCTCAGAGGAGGGAGCCGATGGAGATGACGAtgacgaggacgaggacgacATGTTTGAACGAGATGACATCGACTTGTATGATGAGAAGGTAAAAGAAGAGGAATGGATCTGATGTCATCTCACATTTTACCACGGTCACACTCACGACATTAACACGTCACCCTCTGCTCACAGACTCTGCCGTCGGACCCCGTCGAGGCCGAGAAGCTGGAGTTGAGGAAGATGAGGACGCTGGATCGACGAGCCAAGATGAGTGAATTGCAGCGATTGCGCAACGCACAGGTTGGTGTTCGGTTATGTAAATACATTAATGTTCTCGTTAAGGTTAACCTCTGACCCGctgcagtttcacaatgaatcaaatgtttgtttacGCTCTCGGTCTTGTTTTTGTGGGTTACAGTCCATCCAGAGGAGACTGGAGGAGATCGAGGTGACCTTCAAGGATCTGGAGGATAAAGGTGTCGTGCTGGAGAGGACTCTGAGAGGCGAGGCTGGTGAGAGCCACACGTAAACAGCACATTCATGATTTCCAATCCCTGATATTATCAAGGGCCTTGTTTATTTCGGTTGACTGTGAAAGCCTCGGCTCCTGGAGGCCCTGAGGCCTCCTGCGTCATTTAAGTCACAAGTTAAACACACTGAATACACAATAAGGGCCGTGTCTTTCTACCgttgatgtatttttttcctcttccaggCAGCAGCGGCTCTCCCGACATGATCGAGCATTGGATCCAACTCGTGCACGAGAAGAACGCGCTGGTGTCTGAGGAGTCTGACCTCATGGTGGCGTGAGTGACTCACTTTGTAAATTCAAACAGTCGGTGCACAGTGAACTCCTCTCTCGTCACACCGGGAACACAACGCGGCTTTTGTGCGTGGTAGAAATGACACGGCGGCCAGAATGTCCACAACATCAGACATCCGCCTCAAAACACTGGGTTGTTTGTTCTCAGCTCGCGGTCGGACTGTATTTGCTGTACATCCTTTTTACGACGACTCGCTTCTAAAGCGAGCGGCCGTGTCGACGTGACTCAGCggatgtctgtttttgttttttgttctccCAGGTCTcgacagctggagctggaggacaagCAGAGcatgttggagttggagctcagGAAGTACATGGAGCTGAATGGTGTGTAGTTTTTCTGTGCGCTCATGAAAACACGAGTTGTCGACGCCTCTTGAAGAGACCTTTTGATTCCGCTGCAGTTAGAGAACTGAATACAGTCATTGTGCATTTTAAACATCACACTGTTTCCCTGAATATAACATGACCCTTGTCCATGGTGGTGTTATGTACAAGGGCTGTTTTTCAGAACCAACACCAGATAGTCTTTCCTTAATGAAGAGAGCACCGATGTAACACTGGCTCCTACAGAgagtgttgcattatgggatgATTGTGCATTTCCTCGAGTCTATTTATAGTTTGTCAGGttcacatttttcagtttcaaacatTCAGACGCTCGTGTGGATATTTAGAGCCAGTTTAAGAGCTGAGGAATAAAATCCCTAATTCCTAATAAATCGCTATTTTCAAGTTACCGTCTCTTAAATCCCAAACTCCCTCAGTGTGATTAACTAAAGAGCCAAACCTCAGTGGagtcacttaaaaaaaaaaaaacacttgatttgATTAACTCAGACTGATTTAGCCTCATATTAACTGTTggccccttaaattcaatcaagttgcATCTAATTGGACACTCGTAGATAAATacgtcagatttttttccatcaagatccattaattcaTTCTCAAAGTAacgacagaagaaaaaaaaacatcctggaaCGGCACCAGCATTGAATCGGTTCTTTCCTGAGCGGTATCACATCCGACCACCTGGTTTAGTTTCAGTATCTGTGCAGCAGATTgtgagtaatcctgctaaatgaCAAACAAAGGAAGCGAACAGATGTGACAGACCCAGCCAGCGTGTTATCATTGTTGTCTTTACATCGTCATTCACGCGTGACTATTATAAATATGTTGCTTGTATTTGTCCGGCAGACAAGACGCCGGAgctggaggcggaggaggagcgagtcctgcagcagatgaTCGAGGTGGTGGACATGAGGGACTCTCTGGTGTCGTTTCTGGAAGAGAAGAGGCTGAAGGAGATGAGCGAGGAGCAGGAGGCCTTCTCCATTATGGAGGCCAGGCGGCACTCGAAGGCAGGAGCTCAGGTTCACTGGGCATAGGACTtccacatgcacacgcacacactcatatacaaacacacacacacacacacaaacacacacgtgcacatgcagCATGGACCTGTGTGTACGCGGAAGTAGACGCACTCTTATCTGCTGACTTTAAACCTGAGATTAAACTTTTGCAAAGCCAAAGATGCTGCAGAATCGTTAGCGGACAGTAACCGACCACAGGCGCTTCCATGGCGATGAGGATAAAATCTTCAGGCCTCACAGGGACGAAGGCTGAATGAGAACACTCCGGCCCCTAGAGGGAGACATAACCCTGGAGATCTGAGAAAGTCCACAcgcagctctgcagctcagcccccccccccacccgccgCCAGCTTTGACGGCAGagtcacagcaacacaacacgTAGGGAGAAGGATGTTTAGTTTCTGCTGCACTGGTGAACAAACCTCCACGCAGCAGGTAATCGTTACCCAGCCGCGGACCTGGCCTGGTTTAGGTGTCGCAGACATGTGACTCGAGCAGCGTAGAATTACATCGGTGGAGAAACCTGCGGTGCCTGAGAGCCTGATCTGTAAAACACAGGGTTACTGgggtttttaaaacaatgtgatGTTCCTGTACTGTTGTAAACACAGatataatatacagtacatatcaTACTTCTATTATTATTTGGTATATTGAATAGAAATATGattaaggttaaaaaaaaaaaaaaaaactaagagtttacagtttaaatattagaattatcaaaagtaaaatccaattattcattatttttgtttcttattttttgaAAGTTTCTGAATTGTGTAGCACATCCTGCCGTTCACCACGTCGTTCCACTCAGGGGTCGCTGGTTCTGTCCTCTGGGATCAGAGTTTGGGGTTTTCACAGATGGACTTGCACTCTGCTGATTTTGAAATGTTCCGGCAGGTGGTGGTGTGTTACACGGACACAGGCGGACTGTCGGTGAACGTAAAGGAGACGAAACTGGTTCATCTATTTATAAATtctatcatttatcatttgCAGGTGTTTCTGTTCGTGCGCTGGCAGAAGAGCCACGATCGAGACGCAGCCACTTTGTTGTTAGTTAAAAAGGAGCCTTATGTATTTATCGCTCTGCTGCCATTTTTGTGCCACCTGGGCAGCACTTCACGTTATATGAAATAAAGATCACGCACTTTgctgcttttagttttttttcatgtctctGATCATACGTTTGAAGACCTCTGGTGTTTCCAGGTGTTGACGGAGTGGACGTGTCCTGCAGGACGGATGTCCCTCAGGTTAGAATCAAACCATAAAACAAGAACACAGGAGAAACTCATCAGAGGTGGAAGAAATACTCAGAGTATTTAAatactctgtttttatttggattaaaCTCACACAGgcaaagaaacacagatgagaCATTAGCTCGTTGGCAGAGGTAACAGTACAACTCAttttgtacttgtactttatgttttaagtacattttgctCACATTACTCATGAGTTGGTGGTAGAATATCATAACGTGTTATTATACCTCCACAGAGAAGGTTGTGATTCTGTAAATCATAAAGCAGTTTGCTGTGTTAGTGTTTAAACCTGTGTGATGTACAGTTTCCCTAAAGtcgtgaaaacaaaacacacggACAACGCATCTTTCCAATCAGCGTCTCTACCTCTCACATTAAAAGTGAACTTCATGGTGTTTCGTCATTTGAAGTAATAGACGCAGTAAAAGTACAACACTGTAATTGCAGGTTGCAGGATTTCTGAccccctctgctgctgttgtgcagGTTAACATCCATCGTGTTGTTCTCCGCAGCCCCGACTACTTCTCTCCTGATTGTAAAAGACTTCAGCTCGTTCTGGCTTCTTACAAATTATACCTCAGATGGGAGATGACCATGACAACCCGCTGAACCCGTAACCATGACAACACGATGAGAAAGTCTAGCTGCTGATATTCTTCacaggttttttatttattttttttattttttgttattggCCTCCAGGACCCGCCTGCATCGCTGCAGCTTTGGATTTGAATTATTTGTGGATGATTATAATTTTTTGCCAGGGTCTGCAggtttggtgtgtgtgcagtaaatACACCATCAGAGGAGCCGTGTCACGGTGACCTGTCCTTTGAGgccgagagagagaggcaggcgACATGAGCACCcgatgcagattaaaacataagCTTGTTAAAGGTCCCCTCTGAAGACCACAGTTTGCTGCTGCAGGCTTATGCAGGCCGACGCTGCAGTGGTGAGAGCATCAGTCTGTGCGAACACCGTCCGggaggttggtggttcgatctcCGGCTCCTCCACTCCGTCTTCctaagtgtcctcgggcaagatactGGGCC
This sequence is a window from Paralichthys olivaceus isolate ysfri-2021 chromosome 6, ASM2471397v2, whole genome shotgun sequence. Protein-coding genes within it:
- the mical1 gene encoding F-actin-monooxygenase mical1, whose translation is MASQDPVNPSHATFDLFVKAQTCKDVRHHFAELCKQLDVNPRDFRTFYISLKERLNYWKAKALWTKLDKRASHADYQQGKACTQNKCLVLGAGPCGLRTAIELSLLGAQVVVLEKRESFTRNNVLHLWPFTIYDLRGLGAKKFYGKFCTGSLDHISIRQLQLVLLKVSLLLGVEVHTGVEFHGLIEPSGENGWMAKLQPASHPAATFQFDVFISAGGGRFVPDGFKHKELRGKLAIGITANFINSNTPAEAQVPEISGVARIYNQKFFQDLLTETGIDLENIVYYKDDTHYFVMTAKKKSLLKKGVIKQDFSDAEELLAPANVDREALNRYAHDAAHFSTELPDLHFAKSPAGNPDVAMFDFTCMHRAENASLVRERKGRKLLMGLVGDCLVEPFWPLGTGIARGFLAAFDTAWMVRSWGMRVPHLKVLAERESVYQLLSQTTPENTSKNYAGYSINPKTRYQRINLSSIHAGQVQHLYDVDKSQPSSKKQMDKSSFMRHDSIHGFEELLKWCQTHTAGYEHVKVKDFTQSWRSGLALCALIHHFRPELIDMSSLDESRAAHNNQLACSVLESELGVPPVMSASDLANSNQIDKLSMVLYLTQVKNAFTVPAKDKTLDPARFLPSSKSLSLSRTQSAVFFLSKLKHNSLQRRKEKLAADKPTRESNRRMGDEDSTLVPAVSPELSPTPAPAPAPEPGAGVSMTNSDECYFCGQRVYVLERISAEGKFFHRSCFTCHQCSITLRLGGYTFDQATGRFYCELHAEDLELVNGAEPSCKDSKGVDKGTNDENGLSSDDYTLSPSDEEYEHTLDCVPSSRAASHICDGQEQHKHESKEESGETPADPPSKAQVAAPAEEESEERPPAAPCPVPKPRLSQQTTPQPSPPIAKPRTVHLLNPSTPQNPPSAPPVKETSKAAPDFRPKQSLRKLQLTDEEKSLLVNLQSFSADSDSETPGGSSSCSSSSATAGGPSPPKPGGLDGQEEEGYWSSSTTGHMREKRNRRCFKRKEMPGSGQNRVRSKFSPWNLSSPRISRDTRLSVLVNHPGRAETTFRHVHSTSEEGADGDDDDEDEDDMFERDDIDLYDEKTLPSDPVEAEKLELRKMRTLDRRAKMSELQRLRNAQSIQRRLEEIEVTFKDLEDKGVVLERTLRGEAGSSGSPDMIEHWIQLVHEKNALVSEESDLMVASRQLELEDKQSMLELELRKYMELNDKTPELEAEEERVLQQMIEVVDMRDSLVSFLEEKRLKEMSEEQEAFSIMEARRHSKAGAQVHWA